The genomic segment GGCCGCCGCGGTGCCGCCGGCCGACGGCAACGTCGTCAACGGGCAGCCGGTGCCCGCCGGCCCGCCGCCGGCGTCCGATGCGCCGCCCATGGACTCTCCGCCGCCCGCGGGCCCGCCGCCCGGGCCGGCCGACGCACCCGTTCCGCCGCCCGCCTAGTGCCCGTCCGGATGGACCCGGCGCGGTTCGAGGAATTGGTCGGCGACGCACTGGATCTCATTCCGCCCGGGCTGGCCAAAGCGATCGACAACGTCGTGATCATGGTCGAGGATCACCACCCGGAGGATCCGGATCTGCTGGGTCTCTACGAGGGAGTCGCGCTCACCGAGCGTGATTCGAGCTATGCCGGATCACTGCCCGATACCGTCACGATCTATCGAGAGCCGCTGCTCGACATGTGCGACACCGAAGCCGACGTGGTCGAGGAGGTCGCTATCACCGTAATCCACGAGATCGCACATCATTTCGGCATCGACGATGATCGACTGCACGAATTGGGTTGGGGCTGAACGACGTCAGCGCGGCGGGTCGCCCTGCCAGGTGAAGCTGTTGACGTACTTGCCCATGTCCTGGGCGATCTGCAGGTTGGCGCCCGACGGCAGTCCTGGACCGAAATCCGGACCGAAGGCGTGGTATGGGCCGACCGCGCCGGCGACCAACGCCAGATCGTTCTTGACCGCCACCAACAACACGGTGCGAAGACGGATGTAGCTGTTCGACGTGCCCTGCGGCCAGGTGTCGGCGACCTCGCCGTACCCGGGCTGGTAGCCGACCATCGCATTGGGAATCTCGTAGGCGATCTTCGCGTCGGGGAACTTTTGCTTCAGCAGGTCGCGGGCGATGGTCTGCGGGTCACGGCCTCTGGCCGGCTCGGAAAACAGTTGCAGCACACCGGTATCGCCGCCGGTGAACTTCGCGGTCACCCCGTTGCCCTGGGTGGAGACCTCGTAGGCCGAGCCGGCGGTCGGATACGACACCGAGAACGAGCCGTCGGCCGCGGTGAAGCGGGGCAGGCCCGTCACCGGTGTGCCCATCGGCGGCGCGCCGCATTCCGGGGGGCACATGTAACGCGGGACCTTCTTGGTGACCGTCAACGACACCCCGACCAGAATCAGGGCGACGGCGACGATGCCGGCCATCCACAACCCGATCGT from the Mycolicibacterium crocinum genome contains:
- a CDS encoding metallopeptidase family protein — encoded protein: MPVRMDPARFEELVGDALDLIPPGLAKAIDNVVIMVEDHHPEDPDLLGLYEGVALTERDSSYAGSLPDTVTIYREPLLDMCDTEADVVEEVAITVIHEIAHHFGIDDDRLHELGWG